In a single window of the Zea mays cultivar B73 chromosome 5, Zm-B73-REFERENCE-NAM-5.0, whole genome shotgun sequence genome:
- the LOC100383057 gene encoding uncharacterized protein LOC100383057, translating to MNATLILPVLKQDQIWKDQTKFEDIFDVDHFINYLKEDVRIVRDIPDWFTEKDELFTSIKRTVKNVPKYASAQFYIDNVFPRIKEKKIMSIKPFVDRLGYDNVPMEINRLRCRVNYHALKFLPDIEEMADKLATRMRNRTGSLNPYMALHLRFEKGMVGLSFCDFAGTREEKAMMATYRQQQWPRRYKNGSHLWSLALEKRKEGRCPLEPGEIGIILREMGYTKETQIYVASGQVYGGNNRMAPLRNMFPNLVSKEDLASKEEMEPFKKHVTSLAALDFLVCLKSDVFVMTHGGNFAKLIIGYRRYMGRHRLKSIKPDKGLMSKFFGDPYMPWATFVENVMITHETRTGLPESTFPHYDLWENPLTPCMCRA from the exons ATGAATGCCACACTTATTCTGCCAGTGCTAAAGCAGGACCAAATATGGAAAGATCAAAC GAAATTCGAAGACATCTTTGATGTAGACCATTTTATAAATTATTTGAAGGAGGATGTGCGCATTGTTCGAGATATTCCTGACTGGTTTACAGAAAAGGATGAGCTTTTCACTAGTATAAA GCGCACTGTGAAAAATGTCCCAAAGTATGCATCAGCACAATTTTATATTGATAATGTCTTTCCAAGGATCAAAGAGAAAAAGATAATGTCAATCAAGCCGTTTGTTGATAGGTTAGG ATATGATAATGTTCCAATGGAGATTAACCGACTGAGGTGCCGAGTTAATTATCATGCTTTGAAGTTTCTACCTGACATTGAAGAGATGGCTGACAAGCTAGCAACAAGGATGAGGAATCGAACAGGAAGTTTAAATCCATACAT GGCTCTTCATTTGCGATTTGAGAAAGGAATGGTGGGCCTTTCATTTTGTGATTTTGCTGGAACTAGGGAGGAGAAAGCTATGATGGCTACTTACAGACAGCAGCAATGGCCAAGGCGGTACAAG AATGGATCTCACTTATGGTCACTAGCActagaaaagagaaaagaaggcCGCTGTCCGCTTGAGCCGGGGGAAATAGGAATTATTTTGCGTGAGATGGGGTATACTAAGGAAACTCAGATATATGTTGCATCAGGGCAGGTGTATGGTGGAAACAACAGAATGGCACCCTTGAGAAATATGTTCCCCAATCTG GTTAGCAAAGAAGATCTTGCTAGCAAGGAGGAGATGGAGCCTTTCAAGAAGCATGTAACTAGTCTTGCTGCACTGGACTTCTTGGTGTGCCTGAAGTCGGATGTGTTCGTCATGACCCACGGTGGCAATTTCGCCAAGCTGATCATCGGCTACCGCCGCTACATGGGCCGCCACAGGCTCAAGTCAATCAAGCCAGACAAGGGTCTCATGTCCAAGTTCTTCGGGGACCCTTACATGCCTTGGGCGACTTTCGTGGAGAACGTGATGATCACCCATGAGACACGAACCGGGCTCCCCGAATCCACCTTCCCACACTATGACCTATGGGAGAACCCTCTCACCCCTTGCATGTGTAGAGCTTAA